In one window of Fusobacteria bacterium ZRK30 DNA:
- the cysE gene encoding serine O-acetyltransferase: protein MFKNLKYDIKNIRSIDPAARSNVEVLLLYPSIHAIFMYRIANGLFKRKFFFLARLLSQISRFFTGIEIHPGATIGKGLFIDHGMGVVIGETAIIGNNVTIYHQVTLGGTGKDSGKRHPTIEDDVIIGAGAKVLGNITIAKGTKIGGNTVVLKDSYENSTVVGVAGTMKCNGKAFNLSQCGIKEEKN, encoded by the coding sequence ATGTTTAAAAATTTAAAGTATGATATAAAAAATATAAGAAGTATCGACCCCGCTGCAAGATCAAATGTAGAGGTTCTCCTACTCTACCCATCTATTCATGCTATCTTTATGTATAGGATAGCCAATGGATTATTTAAGAGAAAATTTTTCTTTTTAGCCAGATTACTATCTCAAATAAGCAGATTCTTTACAGGGATAGAGATTCATCCTGGAGCAACTATAGGTAAGGGACTTTTTATAGACCATGGAATGGGTGTAGTTATAGGAGAGACAGCTATAATCGGGAATAATGTAACTATCTATCACCAGGTTACCCTAGGGGGAACAGGTAAAGATTCCGGAAAAAGACATCCTACCATTGAAGATGATGTGATAATTGGTGCAGGAGCAAAGGTTCTAGGAAATATTACCATTGCCAAGGGAACTAAGATCGGGGGAAATACAGTAGTTTTAAAGGATAGTTATGAAAACTCTACAGTTGTAGGAGTGGCCGGAACTATGAAATGTAATGGAAAAGCCTTTAATTTATCTCAATGTGGTATAAAGGAAGAGAAAAATTAA
- the mnmH gene encoding tRNA 2-selenouridine(34) synthase MnmH translates to MNFLKTNIYDDMNKNEISYKELLEKDNYILIDVRTPKEYQESTIPGAINIPVLLDEERVMVGTAYKKESQEKAKQLGIEAISKRLGDITKQISELSKEYGNIVFFCARGGMRSGSMTSFFKSMGYKTARLSGGYKSYRAFIIEDLENIVQGVTLITLHGKTGTGKTKILNELHKNGVETIDLEGMAKNRGSHFGHIGIPQDRSQKTFESLLYNALKHRKNNVIVIEGESRKIGPIHIPDPFWNTMKKGIKILVEAPIEMRLDIIMDDYTGINELKKNLLEVAEKLKRYMDGSAHTKFIDLVEKGEIREAARQMMIEYYDPMYNKSLNRHSYHEEVMIESIEDGVIKLKEVFKKHM, encoded by the coding sequence GTGAATTTTTTGAAAACCAATATATACGATGATATGAATAAAAACGAAATAAGTTATAAGGAATTATTAGAAAAAGATAACTATATCTTAATAGATGTAAGAACTCCCAAGGAATACCAGGAATCAACTATTCCAGGGGCCATCAACATACCTGTATTATTAGATGAAGAGAGAGTAATGGTGGGAACTGCATATAAAAAAGAATCTCAAGAAAAGGCTAAGCAGCTGGGTATAGAAGCTATCTCTAAAAGATTGGGAGATATCACCAAACAAATCAGTGAACTTTCAAAGGAGTACGGCAATATCGTATTCTTCTGTGCCAGAGGCGGGATGAGAAGCGGGTCTATGACTTCATTCTTTAAATCTATGGGATATAAAACTGCAAGGCTCAGTGGAGGATATAAATCTTATAGAGCTTTTATCATAGAGGATCTTGAAAATATAGTCCAGGGAGTAACACTGATAACTCTTCATGGGAAAACAGGTACAGGAAAAACAAAAATTTTGAATGAACTACACAAAAACGGTGTTGAAACTATAGACCTGGAAGGAATGGCAAAAAATAGAGGATCTCACTTTGGTCATATAGGGATACCTCAGGACAGAAGCCAAAAGACTTTTGAATCTCTATTATATAATGCTCTTAAGCATAGAAAAAATAATGTAATAGTGATCGAAGGGGAAAGCAGAAAGATAGGCCCTATTCATATCCCAGATCCATTTTGGAATACAATGAAGAAGGGAATAAAAATTCTAGTAGAAGCTCCCATAGAGATGAGATTAGACATCATCATGGATGATTACACTGGAATCAATGAATTAAAAAAGAATTTATTGGAAGTGGCAGAAAAATTAAAAAGATATATGGATGGCAGTGCCCACACTAAATTTATCGATCTGGTAGAAAAAGGTGAGATTAGGGAAGCTGCTCGTCAAATGATGATAGAATACTATGATCCTATGTATAATAAAAGTTTAAACAGACATAGCTACCATGAAGAAGTTATGATTGAGAGTATTGAAGACGGAGTTATAAAATTAAAGGAAGTATTTAAAAAACATATGTAA